One genomic segment of Streptomyces sp. RKND-216 includes these proteins:
- a CDS encoding YbaB/EbfC family nucleoid-associated protein: MIPGGGQPDMQQLLQQAQKMQQDLAAAQEELAQAHVEGSAGGGLVKATVNGSGELQGLVIDPGAVDPQDTETLADLVVAAVRDANNEAQELAQQKLGPLAQGLGGMPGMPF, encoded by the coding sequence GTGATTCCCGGTGGTGGCCAGCCCGACATGCAGCAGCTGCTGCAGCAGGCGCAGAAGATGCAGCAGGACCTCGCGGCGGCGCAGGAGGAGCTCGCGCAGGCCCACGTCGAGGGGTCGGCGGGCGGTGGTCTGGTCAAGGCGACGGTCAATGGTTCCGGTGAGCTCCAGGGTCTGGTGATCGATCCCGGGGCCGTGGACCCGCAGGACACGGAGACCCTTGCCGACCTGGTGGTCGCCGCCGTGCGGGACGCGAACAACGAGGCCCAGGAGCTGGCGCAGCAGAAGCTCGGCCCGCTGGCACAGGGGCTGGGTGGCATGCCGGGCATGCCCTTCTGA